A DNA window from Mastomys coucha isolate ucsf_1 unplaced genomic scaffold, UCSF_Mcou_1 pScaffold21, whole genome shotgun sequence contains the following coding sequences:
- the Tlx1 gene encoding T-cell leukemia homeobox protein 1 isoform X2 — protein sequence MEHLGPHHLHPGHAEPISFGIDQILNSPDQGGCMGPASRLQDGDYGLGCLVGGAYTYGGGGSAAGAGAGGTGAYGTGGPGGPGGPAGGGGGACSMGPLAGSYNVNMALAGGPAPGGGGGGGGAGGAGALSAAGVIRVPAHRPLAGAVAHPQPLATGLPTVPSVPAVPGVNNLTGLTFPWMESNRRYTKDRFTGHPYQNRTPPKKKKPRTSFTRLQICELEKRFHRQKYLASAERAALAKALKMTDAQVKTWFQNRRTKWRRQTAEEREAERQQANRILLQLQQEAFQKSLAQPLPADPLCVHNSSLFALQNLQPWSDDSTKITSVTSVASACE from the exons ATGGAGCACCTGGGTCCGCACCATCTCCACCCGGGCCACGCGGAGCCCATCAGCTTCGGCATCGACCAGATCCTCAACAGCCCGGACCAGGGCGGCTGCATGGGGCCCGCTTCGCGCCTCCAGGATGGGGACTACGGCCTTGGCTGCTTGGTCGGAGGCGCTTACACTTACGGCGGCGGGGGCTCCGCCGCTGGGGCGGGGGCCGGGGGCACGGGCGCTTACGGCACCGGTGGCCCGGGCGGTCCCGGTGGCCCGGCGGGCGGTGGCGGCGGTGCCTGCAGCATGGGCCCACTGGCCGGCTCCTACAACGTGAACATGGCCTTGGCGGGCGGCCCCGCTCCgggtggcggcggcggtggcggggGAGCCGGTGGCGCCGGGGCGCTGAGCGCCGCAGGGGTGATCCGGGTGCCCGCGCACAGGCCGCTAGCTGGAGCTGTGGCCCATCCCCAGCCCCTGGCCACCGGCTTGCCTACGGTGCCCTCTGTGCCCGCGGTGCCGGGTGTCAACAACCTCACCGGCCTCACCTTTCCCTGGATGGAGAGTAACCGCAGATACACAAAGGACAGGTTCACAG GTCACCCCTATCAGAACCGGACGCCCCCTAAGAAGAAGAAGCCGCGCACCTCCTTCACACGCCTGCAGATCTGTGAGCTGGAAAAGCGCTTCCACCGCCAGAAGTACTTGGCTTCGGCGGAGCGCGCTGCTCTGGCCAAGGCGCTCAAAATGACCGATGCACAAGTAAAAACCTGGTTCCAGAACCGGAGGACGAAATGGAG GCGACAGACAGCCGAGGAGCGTGAGGCCGAGAGGCAGCAGGCAAACCGCATCCTCCTGCAGCTGCAGCAGGAAGCCTTCCAGAAGAGCCTGGCCCAGCCTCTGCCCGCAGACCCACTGTGCGTGCACAACTCCTCGCTCTTTGCTCTGCAGAACCTGCAGCCGTGGTCTGACGACTCCACCAAAATCACCAGCGTCACATCCGTGGCTTCCGCCTGCGAGTGA
- the Tlx1 gene encoding T-cell leukemia homeobox protein 1 isoform X1 gives MEHLGPHHLHPGHAEPISFGIDQILNSPDQGGCMGPASRLQDGDYGLGCLVGGAYTYGGGGSAAGAGAGGTGAYGTGGPGGPGGPAGGGGGACSMGPLAGSYNVNMALAGGPAPGGGGGGGGAGGAGALSAAGVIRVPAHRPLAGAVAHPQPLATGLPTVPSVPAVPGVNNLTGLTFPWMESNRRYTKDRFTVALSPFTVTRRIGHPYQNRTPPKKKKPRTSFTRLQICELEKRFHRQKYLASAERAALAKALKMTDAQVKTWFQNRRTKWRRQTAEEREAERQQANRILLQLQQEAFQKSLAQPLPADPLCVHNSSLFALQNLQPWSDDSTKITSVTSVASACE, from the exons ATGGAGCACCTGGGTCCGCACCATCTCCACCCGGGCCACGCGGAGCCCATCAGCTTCGGCATCGACCAGATCCTCAACAGCCCGGACCAGGGCGGCTGCATGGGGCCCGCTTCGCGCCTCCAGGATGGGGACTACGGCCTTGGCTGCTTGGTCGGAGGCGCTTACACTTACGGCGGCGGGGGCTCCGCCGCTGGGGCGGGGGCCGGGGGCACGGGCGCTTACGGCACCGGTGGCCCGGGCGGTCCCGGTGGCCCGGCGGGCGGTGGCGGCGGTGCCTGCAGCATGGGCCCACTGGCCGGCTCCTACAACGTGAACATGGCCTTGGCGGGCGGCCCCGCTCCgggtggcggcggcggtggcggggGAGCCGGTGGCGCCGGGGCGCTGAGCGCCGCAGGGGTGATCCGGGTGCCCGCGCACAGGCCGCTAGCTGGAGCTGTGGCCCATCCCCAGCCCCTGGCCACCGGCTTGCCTACGGTGCCCTCTGTGCCCGCGGTGCCGGGTGTCAACAACCTCACCGGCCTCACCTTTCCCTGGATGGAGAGTAACCGCAGATACACAAAGGACAGGTTCACAG TGGCCCTCTCACCCTTCACTGTAACACGCCGTATAGGTCACCCCTATCAGAACCGGACGCCCCCTAAGAAGAAGAAGCCGCGCACCTCCTTCACACGCCTGCAGATCTGTGAGCTGGAAAAGCGCTTCCACCGCCAGAAGTACTTGGCTTCGGCGGAGCGCGCTGCTCTGGCCAAGGCGCTCAAAATGACCGATGCACAAGTAAAAACCTGGTTCCAGAACCGGAGGACGAAATGGAG GCGACAGACAGCCGAGGAGCGTGAGGCCGAGAGGCAGCAGGCAAACCGCATCCTCCTGCAGCTGCAGCAGGAAGCCTTCCAGAAGAGCCTGGCCCAGCCTCTGCCCGCAGACCCACTGTGCGTGCACAACTCCTCGCTCTTTGCTCTGCAGAACCTGCAGCCGTGGTCTGACGACTCCACCAAAATCACCAGCGTCACATCCGTGGCTTCCGCCTGCGAGTGA